In one Colletotrichum destructivum chromosome 2, complete sequence genomic region, the following are encoded:
- a CDS encoding Putative nucleoside phosphorylase domain, NACHT nucleoside triphosphatase, translating into MSDPREYTVGWICAIPAEFAAARAFLDEQHPGPKAVAQNDNNTYALGTMGKHKVVIAVMPKKEYGIAAAATVARDMVHSFPNIFIGLMVGVGGGAPSQHHDIRLGDVVVSTREAANSGVIQFDYGKAIQNEGFVETGSLSHPPSALLNAVAGLETDYMMEGSELTNKVNRVLDQWKRLRKTHSRPPASTDQLYRSDFVHPCNSTAACSQECIPNIHNVVPRHKRGEEEDDPAVHYGLIASANQVMKNAEIRDKLSREKGVLCFEREAAGLMNHFPCLVVRGICDYSDTHKNKAWQGFAAMSAAAYAKDLLQKVSPDMIKAEKRIREVLETMEESLACIRSTTRGIKTQIVAMDSKTQHQKIKKWLAPPDTSTNYNQARESRRQGTGTWFLESKAFTEWKHGLRRQLWLYGMPGSGKTVLSTTILDDLTQTGDFVTVNFFFDFSNVDKQKPDDMCRSLAFQLYTKREESRKQLDSLLASHDDGQKQPTTQVLSQCLQEMMQTGKLCILLDALDECVKRTELLKWIQDFIFSPDLTCVQLIATSRPEEEFIRETRSWGGLSNCVWLEKEFVNVDIQSYMETRLATSKEFSRWVSTPSILQQIRDEVGRRADGMFRWAACQLDSLETCLDRQEIEAALKVLPQDLNATYDRILQSVPENRKKKTTRLLQFLVYSERPLALHEAVDVMAVRLEDGRYFDPRDRLPNPTDITRFCPSLVVLVQRSDTPVVDAFLQLAHFTVKKYLMSSANEGFYGVEPRISITQTCLVYLTSVEEDQVSKMRDRFPLARHAAEIWMEHAEVAESSDETVATIVGFLQSQKDFRVWARLFNPERIFDDDPGMPDATGFYFACLKGLKAPVSRLLSEQIDIEAQGGKYGNALQAASAMGHEAIVQMLLDAGADVNAQGGFYGNALQAAAIVGGQHGDILQIAFEMGHRAIVQLLLDVGATFNAQKRYFGNVFDAAFCERYYEIVKKLLRQGADANTQGGYYGNALQAAAIGGHQDIVQLLLDAGADVNAQGGLYGNALQAASFEGHDDIVKKLLRQGADANIQGGYWSGWMGRFVSEARKQEKSELEYTSFMSTVD; encoded by the exons ATGTCGGATCCTCGGGAGTACACTGTTGGTTGGATCTGCGCTATTCCTGCAGAGTTCGCTGCTGCCCGCGCTTTTCTTGATGAACAACATCCAGGGCCCAAAGCAGTCGCGCAAAATGACAATAACACCTACGCGCTGGGTACTATGGGAAAACACAAGGTTGTTATAGCTGTTATGCCCAAGAAGGAGTACGGTATAGCTGCAGCTGCCACAGTAGCAAGGGATATGGTCCACAGCTTTCCAAACATCTTCATCGGATTGAtggttggcgtcggcggagGAGCTCCTAGCCAACATCACGACATCCGCTTGGGTGACGTCGTTGTCAGCACCCGCGAAGCCGCAAACAGCGGTGTCATACAATTTGACTACGGAAAAGCAATACAGAACGAGGGGTTTGTCGAAACCGGGAGCCTAAGCCACCCCCCATCGGCATTGTTGAACGCAGTCGCCGGGCTTGAGACTGACTACATGATGGAGGGCTCTGAACTCACTAACAAGGTGAATAGGGTGTTGGATCAGTGGAAGAGATTGCGCAAAACACACTCTCGCCCGCCTGCAAGCACAGATCAGTTGTACAGATCGGACTTTGTACATCCTTGCAACTCAACAGCTGCCTGCAGCCAAGAGTGTATACCCAACATCCACAACGTGGTCCCTCGACATAAGCggggcgaagaggaggacgacccAGCTGTCCACTACGGACTGATTGCTTCTGCGAATCAGGTAATGAAGAATGCCGAGATTCGTGATAAGCTTTCAAGAGAAAAGGGCGTCCTTTGCTTCGAGAGGGAAGCCGCAGGGTTGATGAACCATTTCCCTTGCCTCGTTGTGCGAGGTATATGTGATTACTCTGACACCCACAAGAATAAGGCATGGCAGGGTTTTGCGGCCATGTCCGCCGCAGCATACGCAAAGGACCTGCTTCAAAAAGTCTCGCCTGACATGATTAAGGCCGAGAAGAGAATAAGAGAAGTCCTGGAAACCA TGGAAGAGTCTTTAGCTTGCATCAGGTCAACAACAAGGGGTATCAAGACTCAAATCGTCGCCATGGATTCCAAAACCCAGCATCAAAAAATCAAAAAGTGGCTTGCACCCCCTGATACTTCCACCAATTATAACCAAGCGAGAGAAAGCCGTCGCCAGGGTACTGGAACGTGGTTTCTCGAAAGCAAAGCCTTCACGGAATGGAAACACGGACTACGACGACAACTTTGGCTTTATGGGATGCCCGGCAGTGGCAAGACTGTTCTCAGTACTACTATCCTCGACGATTTGACACAGACTGGCGACTTTGTTACAGTAAATTTCTTTTTCGACTTCAGCAATGTCGACAAACAGAAGCCGGACGACATGTGTCGTTCTCTCGCATTCCAGCTGTATACCAAGCGGGAAGAATCGAGAAAGCAGCTTGACAGTCTCCTGGCATCCCATGACGACGGACAAAAACAGCCGACAACACAAGTATTATCTCAGTGTCTTCAAGAAATGATGCAAACTGGGAAACTGTGCATCTTGCTTGATGCTCTGGACGAGTGCGTTAAGAGGACCGAGTTGTTGAAATGGATTCAAGATTTCATATTCAGCCCTGACCTCACCTGCGTCCAACTCATCGCCACTAGCCGACCTGAGGAGGAGTTCATACGGGAAACCCGCAGTTGGGGCGGCTTGAGTAATTGCGTCTGGCTTGAAAAAGAGTTCGTGAATGTGGATATCCAGTCCTACATGGAAACCAGGCTCGCAACAAGCAAAGAGTTTAGTAGGTGGGTCTCGACACCGTCAATACTGCAACAGATCCGGGATGAAGTCGGAAGGAGGGCAGATGGAAT GTTCAGGTGGGCAGCATGTCAACTAGACAGCTTGGAAACATGTCTCGACCGCCAAGAGATCGAGGCTGCCCTGAAAGTCTTGCCGCAGGACCTGAACGCAACTTACGACCGCATTCTCCAGAGCGTTCCAGAAAACCGTAAAAAGAAGACAACCCGGCTTCTCCAGTTTCTTGTGTACTCGGAGCGACCCCTGGCTTTGCATGAAGCTGTAGATGTCATGGCAGTCCGTCTTGAAGACGGACGCTACTTCGACCCGCGAGATAGACTGCCCAATCCCACGGATATCACAAGGTTCTGCCCAAGTCTGGTTGTTCTTGTACAGCGCTCAGACACTCCTGTGGTAGATGCCTTTCTGCAGCTGGCTCATTTCACAGTCAAGAAATATCTGATGAGTTCTGCCAACGAAGGGTTTTACGGAGTCGAGCCAAGGATCAGCATCACCCAGACGTGCTTGGTCTATCTTACGAGCGTGGAAGAAGACCAAGTAAGCAAGATGAGAGACCGATTTCCGCTGGCAAGACACGCTGCAGAGATTTGGATGGAACACGCAGAAGTAGCCGAGAGCTCAGACGAGACTGTTGCAACGATTGTAGGATTTTTGCAGAGCCAAAAGGACTTTCGAGTGTGGGCCAGACTGTTCAATCCCGAGAGGATTTTTGACGATGATCCAGGAATGCCTGACGCAACTGGTTTCTACTTTGCGTGCCTCAAGGGGCTCAAAGCACCAGTCAGCAGGCTGCTGTCTGAGCAAATAGACATCGAAGCTCAAGGTGGCAAGTACGGTAATGCCCTTCAAGCAGCCTCAGCAATGGGCCACGAAGCGATCGTCCAGATGCTCCTTGACGCTGGGGCGGATGTCAACGCACAGGGAGGCTTTTATGGCAATGCCCTACAAGCTGCTGCAATAGTAGGCGGCCAGCACGGTGATATACTTCAAATAGCCTTCGAAATGGGACATCGAGCGATCGTGCAGCTGCTCCTTGATGTCGGGGCGACTTTCAACGCACAGAAGCGCTACTTTGGCAACGTATTCGACGCAGCTTTCTGTGAGAGGTATTATGAGAtcgtcaagaagctcctCCGCCAAGGGGCCGATGCCAACACTCAAGGCGGCTACTATGGTAACGCCCTGCAAGCTGCTGCAATAGGAGGACACCAGGATATCGTTCAGTTGCTCCTCGACGCAGGGGCGGATGTCAATGCACAGGGAGGCCTCTATGGCAATGCACTGCAAGCTGCTTCCTTTGAGGGGCATGATGATAtcgtcaagaagctcctCCGCCAAGGGGCCGATGCTAACATCCAAGGCGGCTATTGGTCCGGCTGGATGGGGCGATTCGTATCAGAAGCCCGAAAGCAGGAAAAAAGTGAATTGGAATATACATCATTCATGTCCACAGTTGATTAG
- a CDS encoding Putative pectate lyase PlyH/PlyE, pectin lyase/virulence factor produces the protein MRVTALLSLLPALAHSAAIERRQQGDGAAGGADATQGDLGERPPPRFPFPITKFPVAKETVVLTSAMYILPGQVFDGGMKRYERVEGSCSEQAEGTDADAVFNLLPGSTIRNVIIGKHQSEGIHALGDAWVENVWWEDVCEDALTSKGLNTQLRVIGGGARNATDKIFQDNSLGGKYNITGFYADGFGTFYQSCGNCLNQSKRNATIQNVVAIGGNRMGIINPNYGDEIRIKNTQLKDLKVMVDKEIANNVQTVPYTIGTGPDEKYALYNLTRDAITEWDGTVTNAYEPEEPYEWLETYWPDGFN, from the exons ATGAGGGTCACcgctctcctctctcttcttcccgcTCTGGCACACTCTGCCGCCATCGAGCGTCGCCAGCAAGGCGATGGAGCCGCCGGTGGTGCCGATGCGACTCAGGGCGATCTCGGCGAACGACCTCCTCCGCGATTCCCGTTTCCCATCACGAAGTTCCCCGTCGCCAAAGAGACTGTCGTCCTCACCTCAGCCATGTACATCCTTCCTGGCCAAGTCTTCGATGGCGGCATGAAGCGCTACGAGCGCGTTGAGGGCAGCTGCAGCGAGCAGGCCG AGGGAACCGACGCCGATGCTGTATTCAACCTCCTTCCCGGTTCTACCATCCGCAATGTCATCATTGGGAAGCATCAGTCCGAGGGCATTCACGCATTGGGTGATGCATGGGTAGAGAACG TGTGGTGGGAGGACGTTTGCGAAGATGCCCTTACATCGAAGGGCTTGAACACTCAACTGAGGGTCAttggcggaggagctcgcAATGCAACCGACAAG ATCTTCCAGGACAACTCTTTGGGCGGAAAATACAACATCACTGGCTTCTACGCCGATGGCTTCGGA ACATTCTACCAAAGTTGTGGCAATTGTCTGAACCAGTCCAAGCGCAATGCAACGATTCAGAACGTTGTGGCGATCGGAGGCAACAGAATGGGCATC ATCAATCCCAACTACGGAGACGAGATCAGGATCAAGAACACCCAGCTGAAGGACCTCAAGGTTATGGTCGACAAGGAGATCGCCAATAACGTGCAAACCGTTCCCTACACGATCGGCACCGGACCCGACGAGAAGTACGCGCTCTACAACCTGACCAGAGATGCGATTACCGAGTGGGACGGGACTGTGACGAATGCATACGAGCCTGAAGAGCCGTACGAGTGGCTCGAGACCTACTGGCCCGATGGCTTCAACTGA
- a CDS encoding Putative glycoside hydrolase family 16, concanavalin A-like lectin/glucanase domain superfamily, producing MRSSFFASALVAAIPATALTRSPQPALTNGQYVVGGYGYTNRAIFDFAGRTSLPQGLYASTWPIGDTHKYDASNVVVGGGYLNLKVPGGQTAKPYSSAEVSTTFSNIKYASVRTVAILSEPAGVCNGAFFYKNETQETDIEWLSDPASLSNQGTRKLWFTNQDADLNGIKTYNAVTPPSNPTTTEHEYRLDWTPGRVRWFVDGVEIWTTTGDVPSTTGPWVFNNWSNGDQGWSAGPPATQADFKIKDIYMYYNTAAA from the exons ATGCGCTCTTCGTTCTTCGCGTCTgcgctcgtcgccgccatcccggCGACCGCCTTGACCCGCTCGCCACAGCCGGCCTTGACCAACGGCCAATATGTTGTTGGTGGTTACGGGTACACCAACCGAGCCATCTTTGACTTCGCCGGCAGAACTTCCCTCCCCCAGGGTTTGTATGCGAGCACTTGGCCTATCGGTGACACTCACAAGTATGACGCCTCCAACGTTGTTGTTGGAGGCGGCTACCTGAACTTGAAGGTCCCTGGCGGCCAGACTGCAAAGCCTTACAGCTCCGCCGAAGTCTCGACGACGTTTTCAAACATCAAGTACGCTTCTGTTCGCACtgtcgccatcctcagcgAGCCGGCGGGCGTCTGCAATG GCGCGTTCTTCTACAAGAACGAGACTCAAGAGACTGACATCGAGTGGCTGTCCGACCCGGCCTCCCTCAGCAACCAGGGAACTCGGAAGCTCTGGTTCACCAACCAGGACGCCGACCTCAACGGCATCAAGACATACAACGCCGTGACGCCTCCTTCAAACCCCACCACGACCGAGCATGAATATCGTCTTGACTGGACACCGGGCCGCGTCCGTTGGTTTGTCGACGGTGTCGAAATCTGGACCACGACCGGCGACGTTCCCAGCACCACCGGCCCCTGGGTCTTCAACAACTGGTCCAACGGCGACCAGGGCTGGAGTGCCGGACCACCCGCCACACAGGCCGACTTCAAAATCAAGGACATTTACATGTACTACAACACCGCTGCTGCGTGA
- a CDS encoding Putative AMP-dependent synthetase/ligase domain, AMP-binding enzyme domain-containing protein, which yields MTTIVEKRGGQTIYRSPHTLDLPSVDLLTFLFDSPNERLHDDTVLHADAADPSRSITKSRLVKTFKRLAHTLRHQYGIQKGDAVQVIFTGHYMAPAVFYGIMAAGGSVAASTPSSSPPEVARQVKLTESKMVICSPDLKALAAAGGTAAGLPDDRILYIGDSHEFQLFEAKSDKPVFMPETELDWERVTDKTTLENTVGCFIYSSGTTGIPKAVKISHANMIAQTVSISTPTMEYFKSQTAPKYITVAHLPAAHISGLQAYIINQTFMGGVVYWMKKFNFVDFIENVKKYKVTVFFSVPPIYLMIAKSPLVKDHFDHVKFALTGAAALGRETQADAQKKMGKGKAVLAQTWGLSETTGGFTILPPHIKDDTGSVSAIVANCEARLVDDEGKDVEVGQPGEMWCRGPIITKGYYHNDKANQEAFVDGWFCTGDRLFFKDGKFYFVDRKKELIKYKGFQVAPAELESLLVTHPKIQDAAVIGVEGEGTELPRAYVVADKKEISAEDIQKWVAEQVASYKKLRGGVIFIDAIPKSPSGKILRKDLRALLKREAGAKL from the exons ATGACTACAATCGTTGAGAAGCGAGGTGGCCAGACCATCTATCGGTCTCCGCACACCCTTGACCTTCCCAGCGTCGACCTGCTTACGTTCCTCTTCG ACTCACCCAACGAGCGACTTCATGATGACACGGTCCTCCACGCCGACGCAGCGGATCCATCCCGGTCAATCACCAAGTCGCGTCTAGTCAAGACGTTCAAGAGGCTGGCCCACACACTCCGGCACCAGTATGGCATCCAGAAGGGCGACGCTGTCCAGGTCATTTTTACCGGACATTACATGGCTCCCGCCGTCTTCTATGGCATCATGGCCGCTGGAGGCTCTGTCGCCGCATCGACCCCATCCTCGTCACCTCCCGAGGTCGCCCGGCAAGTCAAGCTGACAGAGAGCAAGATGGTAATCTGCAGCCCCGACCTCAAAGCTCTCGCGGCGGCTGGCGGCACAGCTGCCGGCCTACCAGATGACCGCATCCTCTACATCGGAGATAGCCACGAGTTTCAACTGTTCGAGGCCAAGTCCGACAAGCCGGTGTTCATGCCGGAAACGGAACTCGACTGGGAACGCGTCACAGATAAGACGACCCTGGAGAACACCGTTGGGTGCTTCATCTACAGCagcgggacgacgggaatCCCCAAGGCGGTCAAAATCTCCCATGCCAACATGATCGCGCAAACAGTGTCCATCTCCACGCCGACAATGGAGTATTTCAAGTCCCAGACCGCACCGAAGTACATCACCGTTGCCCACTTACCTGCGGCTCACATCTCGGGTCTCCAGGCTTACATCATCAACCAGACCTTCATGGGAGGGGTGGTGTACTGGATGAAGAAATTTAACTTTGTCGACTTCATTGAAAACGTCAAGAAGTACAAGGTCACGGTCTTCTTCAGCGTGCCGCCCATCTACCTCATGATCGCAAAGTCCCCGCTCGTCAAGGACCACTTCGACCACGTCAAGTTCGCGTTGACGGGGGCCGCCGCGCTCGGAAGGGAGACGCAGGCAGATGCGCAGAAAAAGATGGGGAAAGGCAAGGCGGTCCTCGCCCAGACGTGGGGCCTCAGCGAGACGACGGGCGGGTTCACCATCCTGCCCCCGCACATCAAGGACGACACCGGCAGCGTCTCGGCGATCGTGGCGAACTGCGAGGCCCGactggtcgacgacgagggcaaggacgtcgaggttggGCAGCCCGGCGAGATGTGGTGTCGTGGGCCGATCATCACCAAGGGGTATTACCACAACGACAAGGCCAACCAGGAGGCGTTTGTCGACGGCTGGTTCTGCACTGGCGACAGGTTATTcttcaaggacggcaagtTTTACTTTGTTGACCGTAAAAAG GAGCTCATCAAGTACAAGGGCTTCCAAGTGGCACCGGCCGAGCTTGAGTCTCTGCTGGTCACGCACCCCAAGATTCAGGATGCTGCCGTCATTGGAGTAGAGGGCGAAGGGACCGAGCTCCCGAG AGCCTACGTTGTTGCTGACAAGAAGGAGATATCTGCCGAGGACATTCAAAAGTGGGTGGCCGAGCAAGTCGCGAGCTACAAGAAGTTGAGGGGAGGTGTCATTttcatcgacgccatcccCAAGAGCCCGTCCGGCAAGATTCTCCGCAAAGACCTCAGAGCATTGCTCAAACGCGAGGCTGGCGCCAAACTGTAA
- a CDS encoding Putative fungal transcription factor yields the protein MEFHFVNHGSVGSKSRKVIRSHVMKGKNSGKKHVARGQKRTRIATGNEPASPPRDMISTLRRMVGDDLSTYSPGTEMSPHTRLLFHQYFYILSEALFPPEFCQVQNPMKTVWFDYLLNDKAYFHVSLSMTATCLDFFEYKDHESPQAIAHMTTAFALVNQKLSGPESLSDATIALVSMLSCQESIRGDLKKYKIHLAGLDRMVRLRGGLHAFEQNMELFHKICRSDIQYALHTDCPAFYHHDAMPQRIMQEICRNPCHPDRPLADIFSTAEPTIRDLVQEIDGISVFLSNCGLHSKLTADEFQSILSSLGYRLLRIRDQGYTCPGDLQGACLLGVMSFYTSLLLQFGRQRHLLYEKISRRLKSSVHVLDLDSAHSQFLPTLMWLLMLGAISVFEKDDDPWLLPELARVSELLTLKGWEETHCELKRYPWVGSIHNGQGRRVWDKILRYRGDKMV from the exons ATGGAATTCCACTTCGTCAACCATGGCTCTGTTGGGTCGAAAAGCCGCAAGGTTATCCGTAGCCACGTCATGAAGGGAAAGAACTCGGGCAAAAAGCACGTTGCTCGGGGTCAAAAAAGGACAAGAATTGCGACTGGAAATGagcccgcctcgccgcctcgggaCATGATCTCTACACTGCGTCGAATGGTGGGGGACGATCTCTCTACATACTCTCCAGGCACTGAGATGTCGCCTCACACACGACTCTTGTTCCACCAGT ACTTCTATATACTCAGCGAGGCCTTGTTTCCTCCAGAGTTCTGCCAGGTTCAGAACCCCATGAAGACAGTGTGGTTCGATTATCTCCTTAACGATAAAGCCT ACTTTcatgtctctctctcgatGACCGCAACGTgcctcgacttcttcgagtACAAGGACCACGAATCGCCGCAAGCCATCGCCCACATGACAACGGCCTTTGCTCTTGTGAACCAGAAACTTTCGGGACCGGAGTCCCTGTCGGATGCGACCATCGCATTGGTATCCATGTTGAGTTGCCAAGAATCGATAAGAGGAGACCTCAAAAAGTACAAAATTCACCTGGCTGGTCTCGATCGAATGGTCCGGTTGCGAGGCGGCTTACACGCTTTTGAACAAAACATGGAGCTGTTTCACAAAATATGCAG ATCCGACATCCAGTACGCCCTTCACACAGACTGCCCTGCGTTCTACCACCACGACGCCATGCCACAGCGTATCATGCAAGAAATCTGCAGAAATCCATGTCACCCAGACAGGCCGCTGGCGGACATCTTCAGTACCGCCGAACCAACAATAAGAGACCTTGTGCAGGAAATCGACGGTATCAGTGTCTTTTTGAGCAACTGCGGCCTGCACTCCAAGCTTACGGCCGATGAATTCCAGTCCATTCTTTCATCTCTCGGCTATCGCCTGCTGCGCATCCGAGATCAAGGGTACACTTGTCCTGGGGACCTCCAAGGAGCCTGCCTTCTGGGAGTCATGAGCTTTTACACCAGTCTTCTGCTTCAGTTTGGTCGTCAGCGACATTTGCTTTACGAAAAGATTTCCCGAAGACTGAAGTCCTCTGTTCACGTGCTTGATCTCGACTCGGCACATTCGCAGTTTTTGCCCACACTGATGTGGTTACTGATGCTGGGAGCTATCTCGGTGTTTGAGAAGGACGACGATCCTTGGCTTCTACCCGAACTTGCCCGTGTCTCTGAACTATTGACGCTCAAGGGCTGGGAGGAAACTCACTGTGAATTGAAGAGATATCCATGGGTTGGCTCGATTCACAATGGACAAGGCAGACGGGTATGGGACAAGATCCTAAGATATCGAGGAGATAAAATGGTATAA